From the Pseudodesulfovibrio indicus genome, the window GGGCGACCTCGCTGACGGGGTGTCCCTTTGCCAGGAGCTGCCTGCCCAGATCCACGCGAAGCTGGTTCTGGTAGGCGTGGGGCGGCAGTCCGGCCCCGGCCTGGAACACGCGCAGCAGGTGGTAGCGGCTGAGGTTGGCGGCACGCGCCAGATCGTCGAGGGAGACCTTTTCGGCCAGGTTGTCGGCCAGGTAGGTCTTGATGATCTCCACGGTCTCCTCGCCGCCGGAGGGTTCGGTGGGGCGGCCCGGCTCGGCGTGGCGGGTCAGGGCGTCGGCCAGCATCTGGACCAGAAGGGACTCCTTTTCCAACCGGTCCGCGCCCTCGGCAATGGCCTGGTACAGGGCGAGGAGGATATCGGCAAGTTGCCGGTCGTCCACCACCGGGGCCGGAAACCGGGGCGGCTCGTGGCCGGTGCCGAAGACTTCTCCCGCCATGGCGATGAGCCATTTCGGGTCGATGTAGAACATGCGGTAGGTCATGCCCGAGCCGAGGTCCGGGTTGCAGGCGTGGGCCTGATTCGGGCCGATGAACACGAGCTGCCCGGTGGCGGCGGCGTGCGGGATGCCGTCCAGCTCGAAGGTGGTCCGGCCGGTCTCGATGAAGCCGATGGAGTACTCGGCGTGGACGTGGGTGCGGAAGGCCTCCTCGTTGTAGGAGGACCGGCGCACTTCAACGCCCGGCAGGTCGGGGTCGCGCCAGAAGCGGACCTCCGCATTGGTCGGTTGCTTTCCCATGGGCCGAGGCTACAGGGAGGGGGGCTTGGCCGTCAACAACCGGCTATTGCTTGTTGGGCACCCCGGGGAACGGCTGAATCCGCCGCTTGGGGTCCATCTTCATGTCCTTTTTCATGGGCATCATGGCGGTGCGGGTGCCGAGGGTCCAGTTGTCTACCAGCACGGAGCATTCGGCCCCGGCGGAAAGATCCTGGACCCAGAAGCCGGTCTGGGCCACGCGGCGCAGGGTTTCGGCAAAGGAAACGGTGCCAATGGTGCCGGGGAAGGCCATGGCGGTCCAGCCGTCGGCCCGGGCCTGGGCGTCGGTCCACGCCGGATTGAAATTCACGAAGCAGGTCTTGTACGCGGCGGTGGTCGGCGCAAAGAGGGGGATCGCCTTGACCCACGGGGCGGCTCCGGAGTCGTTGCGGATGAAGAAGAATCCCTTGGGCCTGGTGTTGTCCGGACGCAGGAACCACTGGACGGCCTTGATGTCCATGGACAGCCGGGTGAACCCCGCTGCCGCCAGGTCGCCGGTGACCCCCTGGTTGGCGAAGGAGCCGCCCAGCCCGCCGATGCCGTGGAACCGGACGCAGGCGCCGGGATTGCCGCCGGAGGGTTCCATGCGGATGGTGGTGTTGTACGCGCCCCACACGCCGGTCCCCCAGCCGTCGCCGTCGAAGGTCAGCACCCTGGACTCGGCGAGGGCGTTGGCGGCGAGCAGCACGGCTGCGGCCAGAACGGTCAGGATCAGTCCCTTTTTGGGCATGGCGGGCCTCCTTTGCGAACGGAAAGATGAAATAACTGTATCACGCGAAGGCAAATGTATACAATGGGCGCATGACAGCGCCCGCCCTCGACAAGACCGACCTGACCTCGCGCCCCATTCCGGAAGTGATCCGCCAGGTTGCGATCCCTTCCAGTGTGGGGTTCTTCTTCCACACCATGTTCAACGTGGTGGACACCTGGTGGGCCGGGCGCATCGACACCCATGCCCAGGCCGCCCTGGCCCTCTCCCTGCCCGTCTTTTTCATCATCACCGCCCTGGCCAGCGGCATCGGCACCGGGTCCACCGCACTGATGGGCTCGGCCCTGGGGGCCAAAGACCGCGACCGGGCCGCGCTCACGGCGGTGCAGATGCTCAGCTTCGGGATTTTCGTGTCCGCGTTCCTGGCCTGGTTCGGGCTGACCTTCTCCCCGGCCATCTTCGGCTGGCTGGGGGCCGAGGGCCAGTACCTGGAGACGTGCCTGGCGTACATGAACCCGATCTTCGCCTGCAACGTGTCCACGGTGGCCATCTACCTGTTCAACGCGGTGCTCCAGTCCCAGGGCGACACGGCCAGCCTGCGCAACGTGCTCTGCTTCACGGCGGCCCTGAACGTGGTCCTGGACCCGTGGTTCATCCACGGCGGGTTCGGGCTCCCGGCCATGGGGCTGGCGGGCGTGGCCTGGGCCACGGTGGTGCTCCAGTCCCTGGGCGCGGTCTACCTGGCGTTCAAGGCGCGGCGCACCGGGCTGATCAAGACCGCCAGGGGGCGCAACCTGATCCCGCGCCCGCGCATCTACGCCGAGATCGCCCACCAGGGTTTTCCGGCTTCGCTGAACTCCATGACCATCGCGCTCGGGTTCTTCGTCATCTTCCGGTTCGTGTCCGGGTTCGGTCCCGAGGCGTCGGCGGCCTACGGCATCGCCACCCGCATCGACCAGATCGTGCTCATGCCGACCATCGGCCTCTCCGTGGCCGCCCTGACCATCACGGCCCAGAACTTCGGCGCGGGCAAGATCGACCGCGTGCGCGAGAACCTGCGCCGGAATCTGATCTACGGCGCGTACCTGCTCCTGCCCCTGTCCGTGCCCATCTTCCTGTTCGCCGAACCGCTCATGCGCATCTTCACCCAGGAC encodes:
- a CDS encoding AraC family transcriptional regulator, which gives rise to MGKQPTNAEVRFWRDPDLPGVEVRRSSYNEEAFRTHVHAEYSIGFIETGRTTFELDGIPHAAATGQLVFIGPNQAHACNPDLGSGMTYRMFYIDPKWLIAMAGEVFGTGHEPPRFPAPVVDDRQLADILLALYQAIAEGADRLEKESLLVQMLADALTRHAEPGRPTEPSGGEETVEIIKTYLADNLAEKVSLDDLARAANLSRYHLLRVFQAGAGLPPHAYQNQLRVDLGRQLLAKGHPVSEVALEAGFADQSHFTRVFRKYTGATPRQYRDSGRS
- a CDS encoding MATE family efflux transporter, yielding MTAPALDKTDLTSRPIPEVIRQVAIPSSVGFFFHTMFNVVDTWWAGRIDTHAQAALALSLPVFFIITALASGIGTGSTALMGSALGAKDRDRAALTAVQMLSFGIFVSAFLAWFGLTFSPAIFGWLGAEGQYLETCLAYMNPIFACNVSTVAIYLFNAVLQSQGDTASLRNVLCFTAALNVVLDPWFIHGGFGLPAMGLAGVAWATVVLQSLGAVYLAFKARRTGLIKTARGRNLIPRPRIYAEIAHQGFPASLNSMTIALGFFVIFRFVSGFGPEASAAYGIATRIDQIVLMPTIGLSVAALTITAQNFGAGKIDRVRENLRRNLIYGAYLLLPLSVPIFLFAEPLMRIFTQDPAVVAVGAGYLRIDAFTLYGYVAIFVPTSVLQGMKRPLFAIWLGLSRQVAAPSCSSPCSPRFWTTPSPPCGSPSSPSSGPPPSSPSGSPAAPSARWKPKRDNLPSLECLWGKAPNSGSPAAHK